In Alkalihalobacterium alkalinitrilicum, a genomic segment contains:
- a CDS encoding acyl-CoA dehydrogenase family protein encodes MNFELTKEQQMIRDMVRDFAQNEVAPKAEHVDKTAEFPIETFKKMGALGMLGIPFPEQYGGSGGDTISYALAVEEIGRVCGSTGLSYAAAVSLGASPIYYFGTEKQKQDHLVPLASGEALGSFGLTEPNAGSDAGGTQTRAVIEGNEYVINGEKCWITNAGYARTVIVTAVTGKDAKGKNIISAIIVPTGTPGFTINSNYEKMGVRGSNTSELILEDVRVPTENLLGDPQAGFSQFLYTLDGGRISIAALALGIAQGAFDKALKYSKERKQFGQSISNFQAIQFKLADMAMEIELARNIVLKAAWLKDQEKPFAKEAAYAKLFASEMATRVCNQALQIHGGYGYMREYEVERMLRDAKLMEIGEGTSEIQRMVIARYLGCGEKARVKA; translated from the coding sequence ATGAATTTTGAATTAACGAAAGAACAACAAATGATCCGTGACATGGTGAGAGATTTTGCACAAAATGAAGTAGCTCCAAAGGCTGAGCATGTAGACAAGACTGCTGAATTCCCTATTGAGACGTTTAAAAAGATGGGGGCATTAGGGATGCTTGGTATTCCATTCCCAGAACAATACGGTGGATCTGGTGGTGACACAATTTCTTATGCTTTAGCTGTAGAAGAAATCGGGCGTGTATGCGGAAGTACAGGGTTAAGTTATGCAGCAGCTGTTTCTTTAGGGGCAAGCCCAATTTATTATTTCGGTACAGAAAAACAAAAACAAGACCATCTTGTTCCGCTTGCTTCAGGGGAAGCATTAGGTTCCTTTGGGTTAACAGAGCCGAATGCTGGGTCAGATGCAGGTGGTACACAAACGCGTGCTGTGATAGAAGGAAACGAATATGTTATTAATGGAGAAAAATGTTGGATTACTAACGCTGGTTATGCTAGAACGGTCATTGTAACAGCCGTGACTGGCAAAGATGCAAAAGGCAAAAATATTATCTCAGCAATTATTGTACCAACAGGAACTCCAGGTTTCACAATTAATAGTAATTATGAAAAGATGGGGGTTCGTGGCTCTAATACATCAGAGTTAATTTTAGAAGACGTTCGAGTACCAACAGAAAATCTTTTAGGTGATCCACAAGCTGGTTTTTCCCAATTTTTATATACACTTGATGGTGGACGTATTTCAATTGCAGCATTAGCTTTAGGTATTGCGCAAGGTGCATTTGATAAGGCGTTAAAATACTCAAAAGAGAGAAAACAATTCGGTCAATCCATTTCTAACTTCCAAGCGATACAATTCAAACTTGCTGATATGGCAATGGAAATTGAACTTGCGAGAAATATTGTTCTGAAAGCAGCATGGTTAAAAGATCAAGAAAAACCATTTGCTAAAGAAGCGGCCTATGCCAAACTGTTTGCTTCTGAAATGGCAACGCGAGTATGTAATCAAGCGCTTCAAATTCATGGTGGGTATGGTTACATGCGTGAATATGAGGTAGAGAGAATGCTTAGAGATGCAAAATTAATGGAGATTGGTGAGGGAACATCTGAAATACAGCGTATGGTCATCGCTCGCTATTTAGGGTGTGGTGAAAAAGCAAGAGTGAAAGCATAA
- a CDS encoding ABC transporter ATP-binding protein yields the protein MLRLNNIEVVYNKIILAIKGMSLEVPDGKIVALLGSNGAGKSTTLKAVSGLLKNEGGQVTDGYIEFEGEKISGIDPDKIVKKGVFQCIEGRRVFKHLTVEENLLAGAYTRKDRKNIQGDLDRVYHYFPKLKTLRSRASGLLSGGEQQMLAIGRGIMAKPKILLLDEPSLGIAPLLVKEIFQNIKQINQEEGTSILVVEQNANVALSIADFGYIMENGRIVMEGAVDQLLSNEGVRESYLGMNKEGKKSFREVKSYKKVKRWV from the coding sequence ATGCTCCGTCTAAATAATATAGAGGTAGTCTATAACAAGATTATTTTAGCGATCAAAGGGATGTCACTTGAAGTACCTGATGGGAAGATCGTTGCTTTATTAGGGAGTAATGGTGCAGGTAAATCAACAACTCTTAAAGCAGTCTCAGGTTTATTAAAAAATGAGGGCGGTCAAGTAACGGACGGCTACATAGAGTTTGAAGGGGAAAAGATTAGTGGGATTGATCCAGACAAGATTGTGAAAAAGGGTGTTTTTCAGTGCATTGAAGGGAGAAGAGTATTTAAACATTTAACAGTTGAAGAAAACTTATTAGCAGGTGCTTACACTAGGAAAGATCGAAAAAATATTCAAGGAGATTTAGATAGGGTCTATCATTATTTTCCGAAATTAAAAACACTAAGAAGCAGGGCTTCAGGATTATTGTCTGGAGGGGAGCAACAAATGCTAGCTATTGGCAGGGGGATTATGGCAAAGCCAAAAATATTATTGCTTGATGAACCATCTCTAGGTATTGCACCACTTCTAGTGAAAGAAATTTTTCAAAACATCAAGCAAATTAATCAAGAAGAAGGAACTTCAATACTCGTTGTCGAACAAAATGCAAATGTAGCTCTTTCAATCGCTGATTTTGGATACATTATGGAAAATGGAAGGATTGTAATGGAAGGTGCTGTAGATCAATTACTTTCCAATGAAGGAGTTCGCGAATCCTATTTAGGAATGAACAAAGAAGGAAAGAAAAGCTTTCGAGAAGTGAAGTCTTATAAAAAAGTAAAACGGTGGGTATAA